The following are from one region of the Flavimobilis soli genome:
- the pcrA gene encoding DNA helicase PcrA, producing MTSLFDSLSLPGFGQLGEARLPTVAPRTFEDAEPQEAPGADAEALLEGLNPQQRAAVEHSGSPLLIVAGAGSGKTRVLTHRIAYLLATGRAYPSQILAITFTNKAAAEMRERVEALVGPQAQRMWVSTFHSACVRILRREHEHAGLRSSFSIYDAADSQRLMTLVARELDLDPKKFPPRALLNKVSDLKNELVDPEDYAKKVGGTEDAQGGASLDSVLSSAYTRYQTRLRAAHALDFDDIIMTTVHLLQAFPAVAEHYRRRFRHILVDEYQDTNHAQYMLVRELTGTGPTAEAPHALPPGELTVVGDSDQSIYAFRGATIRNILEFEADYPDARTILLEQNYRSTQTILSAANAVIARNEDRRPKKLWTDSGDGAKIVGWTADNEHDEARFVAEEIDRLHDSDSVRPGDVAIFYRTNAQSRALEEVLIRVGLPYKVVGGTRFYERREIKDAVAYLRAIANPDDDVNVRRILNVPKRGLGDRAEAAVAGFAARERVSFGAALERADEIPGLTNRTLNPLRAFAELMAELRALADSGAKPADVLAAALDRTGYLAELRGSEDPQDATRVENLAELHAVATEFSQLDPEGDLADFLERVSLVADSDQIPSADDAAGDSDGKPVVEQGMVTLMTLHTAKGLEFPVVFLTGLEDGTFPHMRSLHDESELSEERRLAYVGITRARERLYLTRSAVRSAWGQANEFPASRFLDEIPENLMDWRRRESSMSTLRGGYGGRSLYGGSSGGSGSYGSGGHGSGGYGSGGYGPAGGSGARSGPVRTRRQDPPSPSFGSAKPEGEVPDLAIGDRVTHDSYGLGTVVLVEGAGRNAVAKVDFGVDGVKRLLLRYSPVTKL from the coding sequence ATGACATCTCTCTTCGACTCCTTGTCCCTGCCCGGATTCGGCCAGCTCGGCGAGGCACGCCTGCCGACGGTCGCGCCGCGCACCTTCGAGGACGCGGAGCCGCAGGAGGCGCCGGGCGCCGACGCCGAGGCGCTCCTCGAGGGGCTCAACCCGCAGCAGCGCGCGGCGGTCGAGCACAGCGGCTCGCCGCTGCTCATCGTCGCGGGCGCCGGCTCGGGCAAGACGCGGGTGCTCACGCACCGCATCGCCTACCTCCTCGCGACCGGCCGGGCGTACCCGAGCCAGATCCTCGCGATCACGTTCACGAACAAGGCCGCTGCCGAGATGCGCGAGCGCGTGGAGGCGCTCGTCGGCCCGCAGGCGCAGCGCATGTGGGTCTCGACGTTCCACTCGGCGTGCGTGCGCATCCTGCGCCGCGAGCATGAGCACGCAGGCCTGCGGTCGAGCTTCTCGATCTACGACGCCGCGGATTCGCAGCGGCTCATGACGCTCGTCGCGCGCGAGCTCGACCTCGACCCGAAGAAGTTCCCGCCGCGCGCGCTGCTCAACAAGGTCTCGGATCTCAAGAACGAGCTCGTCGACCCGGAGGACTACGCGAAGAAGGTCGGCGGTACCGAGGACGCGCAGGGCGGCGCGAGCCTCGACTCGGTGCTGTCGAGCGCGTACACGCGCTACCAGACGCGGCTGCGCGCGGCGCACGCCCTCGACTTCGACGACATCATCATGACGACCGTGCACCTGCTGCAGGCGTTCCCCGCCGTCGCGGAGCACTACCGCCGCCGGTTCCGGCACATCCTCGTCGACGAGTACCAGGACACGAACCACGCCCAGTACATGCTCGTCCGCGAGCTCACGGGCACGGGACCGACGGCGGAGGCGCCGCACGCGCTGCCGCCGGGCGAGCTGACCGTCGTCGGCGACTCGGACCAGTCGATCTACGCCTTCCGCGGCGCGACGATCCGCAACATCCTCGAGTTCGAGGCGGACTATCCGGACGCGCGCACGATCCTCCTCGAGCAGAACTACCGCTCGACGCAGACGATCCTGTCGGCGGCGAACGCCGTGATCGCCCGCAACGAGGACCGCCGCCCGAAGAAGCTCTGGACGGACTCGGGCGACGGCGCCAAGATCGTCGGCTGGACCGCGGACAACGAGCACGACGAGGCGCGCTTCGTCGCGGAGGAGATCGACCGTCTCCACGACTCGGACAGCGTCCGTCCGGGCGACGTCGCGATCTTCTACCGGACGAACGCGCAGTCTCGCGCGCTCGAGGAGGTGCTCATCCGTGTCGGCCTGCCGTACAAGGTGGTCGGCGGAACGCGCTTCTACGAGCGCCGCGAGATCAAGGACGCGGTCGCGTACCTGCGTGCGATCGCCAACCCGGACGACGACGTCAACGTGCGTCGCATCCTCAACGTCCCCAAGCGTGGGCTCGGTGACCGTGCGGAGGCCGCGGTCGCGGGCTTCGCTGCGCGCGAGCGCGTGTCCTTCGGCGCAGCACTCGAGCGCGCGGACGAGATCCCTGGTCTGACGAACCGCACGCTCAACCCGCTGCGCGCGTTCGCGGAGCTCATGGCCGAGCTGCGCGCGCTCGCGGACTCCGGCGCCAAGCCGGCTGACGTGCTCGCGGCCGCCCTCGACCGTACGGGCTACCTCGCCGAGCTGCGCGGCAGCGAGGACCCGCAGGACGCGACGCGTGTCGAGAACCTCGCCGAGCTGCACGCCGTCGCGACGGAGTTCTCGCAGCTCGACCCCGAGGGCGACCTCGCCGACTTCCTCGAGCGTGTCTCGCTCGTCGCCGACTCGGACCAGATCCCGTCGGCCGACGACGCCGCAGGGGACAGCGACGGCAAGCCCGTCGTCGAGCAGGGCATGGTCACCCTCATGACCCTGCACACGGCGAAGGGCCTCGAGTTCCCGGTCGTGTTCCTCACCGGGCTCGAGGACGGCACCTTCCCGCACATGCGCTCGCTGCACGACGAGAGCGAGCTCTCGGAGGAGCGACGCCTCGCGTACGTCGGCATCACCCGCGCCCGCGAGCGGCTCTACCTGACGCGGTCGGCCGTACGCTCGGCGTGGGGGCAGGCGAACGAGTTCCCGGCGAGCCGGTTCCTCGACGAGATCCCCGAGAACCTCATGGACTGGCGCCGCCGCGAGTCGAGCATGTCGACGCTCCGCGGTGGTTACGGCGGGCGCTCGCTCTACGGCGGCTCCTCGGGCGGCTCGGGCTCGTACGGCTCGGGCGGTCACGGCTCCGGCGGCTACGGCTCGGGCGGGTACGGGCCCGCCGGCGGCAGCGGTGCGAGGTCGGGCCCGGTCCGCACCCGACGCCAGGACCCGCCGTCGCCGTCGTTCGGTTCCGCGAAGCCCGAGGGAGAGGTCCCGGACCTCGCGATCGGGGACCGGGTCACCCACGACTCGTACGGGCTCGGCACGGTCGTGCTCGTCGAGGGTGCGGGCCGTAACGCGGTCGCCAAGGTCGACTTCGGGGTCGACGGCGTCAAGCGGCTACTGCTGCGCTACTCGCCCGTCACGAAGCTCTAG
- a CDS encoding OmpA family protein, whose translation MAATVLVTLALGATPAAGEGAPAASDLPVAGTFTYPHFGKASGTRVVGAVHAVRRVPGATAVYYSVGTAPGSGAPLSSTTAFEPRSTPYKIGQAAAVTVTDPVELTAYRPLTVEGSGGLVSDATRATAEPGRLLVVYALLPELPATTTTVDVQLEWGVSVTNVPVGDGPLEPAVDADHVALGEGWPALPAADLVAAADPAASTFALRSRVADVEEATTTEETTEEVSVSLAADFFFASGEWELSAKGRSKVEALAAKIVERGATAVTVTGHTDSEPDERIGNDELSKRRAQTVADLITGAAPGVQVSVEGRGQAEPVAPNGTAEGRAKNRRVTVDYEVTR comes from the coding sequence GTGGCCGCGACCGTCCTCGTCACCCTCGCCCTCGGCGCGACCCCCGCAGCCGGTGAGGGCGCCCCCGCGGCGTCCGACCTCCCGGTCGCCGGGACGTTCACCTACCCCCACTTCGGCAAGGCCTCGGGGACGCGCGTGGTCGGTGCCGTGCACGCCGTCCGGCGCGTTCCGGGTGCGACCGCCGTGTACTACTCCGTGGGGACGGCGCCCGGCTCGGGCGCGCCACTGAGCTCGACCACCGCGTTCGAGCCCCGGTCGACGCCGTACAAGATCGGGCAGGCCGCCGCCGTCACCGTGACCGACCCCGTGGAGCTCACGGCCTATCGCCCGCTGACCGTCGAGGGCTCGGGCGGGCTCGTGAGCGACGCGACGCGCGCCACGGCCGAGCCGGGCCGTCTGCTCGTCGTGTACGCCCTCCTTCCTGAGCTTCCCGCCACGACGACGACGGTCGACGTCCAGCTCGAGTGGGGCGTGAGCGTCACGAACGTGCCCGTCGGGGACGGGCCTCTCGAGCCCGCGGTCGACGCCGACCACGTGGCACTCGGGGAGGGGTGGCCGGCGCTGCCCGCGGCCGACCTCGTGGCTGCCGCCGACCCGGCTGCCTCGACCTTCGCGCTCAGGTCGCGGGTCGCGGACGTCGAGGAGGCGACGACGACCGAGGAGACGACCGAGGAGGTCTCCGTCTCGCTCGCAGCGGACTTCTTCTTCGCCTCCGGCGAGTGGGAGCTCTCCGCGAAGGGCAGGTCGAAGGTCGAGGCGCTCGCCGCGAAGATCGTCGAGCGGGGTGCGACCGCGGTCACGGTCACGGGCCACACGGACTCGGAGCCGGACGAGCGGATCGGTAACGACGAGCTGTCGAAGCGGCGCGCGCAGACGGTCGCGGACCTCATCACGGGGGCCGCGCCGGGCGTGCAGGTCTCCGTCGAGGGCCGCGGCCAGGCCGAGCCGGTCGCCCCGAACGGGACCGCCGAGGGCAGGGCGAAGAACAGGCGCGTGACGGTGGACTACGAGGTGACCCGATGA
- the sucC gene encoding ADP-forming succinate--CoA ligase subunit beta yields MDLFEYQARDIFEKHGVPVLGGVVATTPEDARRGAEELIARGNSPVVVVKAQVKTGGRGKAGGVKLAKSADEAQQRAEEILGLDIKGHVVRTVMIAEGASIAQEFYFSVLLDRANRSYLAMCSVEGGMEIEQLAVERPEALAKVPVDPQVGIDQAKADEIVAAAGFDASIAPKVAEVIIKLWNVYKGEDATLVEVNPLVLTEAGDIVALDGKVSLDENASFRHADHAELEDAAATDPLEAKAKAANLNYVKLDGQVGIIGNGAGLVMSTLDVVAYAGEKHGGVKPANFLDIGGGASAQVMANGLDVILGDEQVKSVFVNVFGGITACDEVANGIVKALEILGDHATKPLVVRLDGNNVVEGRRILETANHPLVTLVDTMDGAADKAAELANA; encoded by the coding sequence GTGGACCTGTTTGAATACCAGGCGCGCGACATCTTCGAGAAGCACGGAGTGCCCGTGCTCGGTGGCGTGGTCGCCACCACCCCCGAAGATGCCCGTCGCGGCGCTGAGGAACTGATCGCTCGCGGGAACTCGCCCGTCGTCGTCGTGAAGGCGCAGGTCAAGACCGGCGGTCGCGGCAAGGCTGGCGGCGTCAAGCTCGCAAAGTCCGCCGACGAGGCGCAGCAGCGTGCCGAGGAGATCCTCGGCCTCGACATCAAGGGCCACGTCGTGCGCACCGTGATGATCGCCGAGGGTGCGAGCATCGCGCAGGAGTTCTACTTCTCCGTCCTGCTCGACCGCGCCAACCGCTCCTACCTGGCCATGTGCTCGGTCGAGGGCGGCATGGAGATCGAGCAGCTCGCCGTCGAGCGCCCCGAGGCGCTCGCGAAGGTGCCCGTCGACCCGCAGGTCGGCATCGACCAGGCGAAGGCTGACGAGATCGTCGCCGCCGCCGGCTTCGACGCCTCGATCGCGCCGAAGGTCGCCGAGGTCATCATCAAGCTGTGGAACGTCTACAAGGGTGAGGACGCGACGCTCGTCGAGGTCAACCCGCTCGTCCTGACCGAGGCCGGCGACATCGTCGCGCTCGACGGCAAGGTCTCGCTCGACGAGAACGCGTCGTTCCGTCACGCCGACCACGCCGAGCTCGAGGACGCCGCGGCGACCGACCCGCTCGAGGCGAAGGCCAAGGCTGCGAACCTCAACTACGTCAAGCTCGACGGCCAGGTCGGCATCATCGGCAACGGCGCGGGCCTCGTCATGAGCACGCTCGACGTCGTCGCGTACGCCGGTGAGAAGCACGGTGGCGTGAAGCCCGCGAACTTCCTCGACATCGGTGGCGGCGCCTCGGCCCAGGTCATGGCGAACGGCCTCGACGTCATCCTCGGCGACGAGCAGGTCAAGTCCGTGTTCGTCAACGTCTTCGGCGGCATCACGGCGTGCGACGAGGTCGCGAACGGCATCGTCAAGGCCCTCGAGATCCTCGGGGACCACGCGACCAAGCCGCTCGTCGTGCGTCTCGACGGGAACAACGTCGTCGAGGGTCGTCGCATCCTCGAGACGGCGAACCACCCGCTCGTGACCCTCGTCGACACCATGGACGGCGCGGCCGACAAGGCCGCCGAGCTGGCCAACGCCTGA
- a CDS encoding LuxR C-terminal-related transcriptional regulator, which translates to MSEQGSAAQVRDQEGLPVDVVLVDDHLMFRAGVRASLDERVRVVGEASDVDEAVELVSRLRPAVVLLDVHLPGGQGGGGAEVLARCEEVRSVTRFLALSVSDAAQDVVAVIRAGARGYVTKAISGPELSDAVVRVASGDAVFSPRLAGFVLDSFGTAAADVAVHDDELDRLSAREQEVMRLIARGYSYKEVASELFISIKTVETHVSAVLRKLQLSSRHELTRWAAARKLL; encoded by the coding sequence ATGAGCGAGCAGGGGTCGGCGGCGCAGGTGCGGGACCAGGAGGGCCTCCCGGTCGACGTCGTCCTGGTGGACGACCACCTGATGTTCCGGGCCGGCGTACGGGCGAGCCTTGACGAGCGCGTGCGCGTCGTCGGCGAGGCGTCGGACGTCGACGAGGCCGTCGAGCTCGTGTCGCGGCTGCGTCCTGCGGTCGTGCTGCTCGACGTGCACCTGCCCGGCGGGCAGGGCGGCGGGGGAGCGGAGGTGCTCGCGCGCTGCGAGGAGGTCCGCTCGGTGACGCGCTTCCTCGCGCTGTCGGTCTCCGACGCCGCGCAGGACGTCGTCGCGGTCATCCGCGCGGGCGCTCGCGGCTACGTGACCAAGGCGATCTCGGGACCGGAGCTGTCGGACGCCGTCGTGCGGGTCGCGTCGGGCGACGCGGTGTTCTCGCCGCGGCTCGCGGGCTTCGTGCTCGACTCCTTCGGCACGGCCGCGGCGGACGTCGCGGTGCACGACGACGAGCTCGACCGGCTCTCGGCGCGCGAGCAGGAGGTCATGCGGCTCATCGCGCGCGGCTACTCCTACAAGGAGGTCGCGAGCGAGCTGTTCATCTCGATCAAGACGGTCGAGACGCACGTGTCGGCGGTGCTGCGCAAGCTGCAGCTGTCGTCGAGGCACGAGCTGACGCGGTGGGCCGCGGCGCGCAAGCTCCTGTGA
- a CDS encoding DUF6350 family protein produces MSAPTGALAVLGRRRRIIEDGAAPEPRTTETAPWVTGVLAAVQAAIASLALLVLPAVIVFVLSSGDPSNQGVEWTTSASTGAGLWLLAHGVPLVVGGTDVSLVPLGMSLLAGLLCYGSARRTAHPGLASWGAGVGAYTLFVLFVMLVSGHAGLPQAGMAVVGGVLVSGSALGAAAVVHPDGLRAEGVVRPLTDRLPAAVRAGLRGGFLVAAFLVLAATFLALLWMFLGRSRSMDVVMALGVSGFDAVVLAAAQATYVGNLVAWGTAWIAGPGFAVGAGSHFGPTGAEAGPMPVVPLLGALPSSSSPHPAWSVVPLLVVLFGMVAGVLVRRRLPGMSWPQAAAAAVTTALCAGLVVGAITSVAGGAVGPGRMQEVGADRWAVAGAVSAETFLGVALWLALWHESTRAWLSSLVSRDRWRRVPEPEEDAAGDDAAGDDDARDEGPQGAAVPATEPERDATAPRSGGTGRDSSARPTAPRSARSSRSPRSARTASSVRSSQTGRTTSTTRTASTGRTAASGVTAATSRSAPTGGTAASGTTAATGRTAATGRTAASGRTAASGTTARTGASGASVSTAASTSTAPTGATAASTSTAATGTSVPTTSTAASSAD; encoded by the coding sequence GTGAGCGCACCGACGGGCGCGCTCGCCGTCCTGGGCCGGCGCCGCCGGATCATCGAGGACGGCGCAGCGCCAGAGCCCCGAACCACCGAGACAGCACCCTGGGTCACCGGGGTGCTCGCTGCCGTGCAAGCAGCGATCGCGTCGCTCGCGCTGCTCGTCCTGCCTGCTGTGATCGTCTTCGTCCTCTCGTCCGGCGACCCCTCCAACCAGGGCGTCGAGTGGACCACGTCCGCGTCGACCGGGGCAGGGCTGTGGCTGCTCGCGCACGGGGTCCCGCTCGTCGTCGGCGGCACGGACGTCTCGCTCGTCCCGCTCGGCATGTCGCTGCTCGCCGGGCTGCTCTGCTACGGCTCTGCGCGCCGCACCGCCCACCCGGGGCTCGCGTCGTGGGGCGCGGGCGTCGGCGCGTACACCCTGTTCGTGCTCTTCGTGATGCTCGTGTCGGGGCACGCCGGGCTGCCGCAGGCAGGCATGGCGGTCGTCGGCGGCGTTCTCGTCTCGGGCTCGGCGCTCGGCGCCGCGGCCGTCGTGCACCCGGACGGTCTGCGCGCCGAGGGAGTGGTGCGCCCGCTGACGGACCGGCTCCCGGCCGCGGTCCGCGCGGGGCTGCGCGGCGGCTTCCTCGTGGCAGCGTTCCTCGTCCTCGCGGCGACCTTCCTCGCCCTGCTGTGGATGTTCCTCGGCCGGTCGCGGTCGATGGACGTCGTCATGGCGCTCGGCGTCTCCGGCTTCGACGCGGTCGTGCTCGCGGCCGCGCAGGCGACCTACGTCGGCAACCTCGTCGCGTGGGGCACAGCCTGGATCGCCGGTCCGGGCTTCGCGGTCGGCGCGGGCAGCCACTTCGGGCCGACCGGCGCCGAGGCCGGCCCGATGCCCGTCGTGCCGCTCCTCGGAGCGCTGCCCAGCTCCTCGTCGCCGCACCCCGCGTGGTCCGTGGTCCCGCTGCTCGTCGTGCTGTTCGGCATGGTCGCGGGCGTCCTCGTGCGACGGCGTCTCCCGGGCATGTCGTGGCCGCAGGCGGCCGCGGCGGCCGTGACGACGGCGCTCTGCGCAGGTCTCGTCGTGGGGGCGATCACGTCGGTCGCGGGCGGCGCCGTGGGCCCGGGGCGCATGCAGGAGGTCGGCGCCGACCGCTGGGCCGTCGCCGGAGCGGTGTCCGCAGAGACGTTCCTGGGCGTCGCGCTCTGGCTCGCGCTGTGGCACGAGTCGACGCGAGCCTGGCTCTCGAGCCTCGTCAGCCGCGACCGCTGGCGTCGAGTGCCCGAGCCGGAGGAGGACGCAGCAGGAGACGACGCAGCAGGCGACGACGACGCTCGGGACGAGGGGCCGCAGGGCGCGGCTGTGCCGGCCACGGAACCGGAGCGCGACGCGACGGCGCCGCGCTCGGGCGGGACGGGGCGCGACAGCTCGGCCCGTCCGACGGCGCCTCGCTCCGCGCGGTCGTCGCGCTCGCCACGGTCCGCCCGGACCGCGAGCTCGGTGCGTTCGTCGCAGACTGGCCGGACCACCTCGACGACGCGTACGGCGTCGACGGGGCGCACGGCGGCCTCGGGTGTCACAGCGGCGACCTCGCGCAGCGCGCCCACGGGAGGCACGGCCGCGAGCGGGACGACGGCTGCGACGGGCAGGACGGCCGCGACCGGCAGGACGGCTGCGTCGGGGAGGACGGCGGCGAGCGGGACGACGGCGCGGACCGGCGCCAGCGGCGCGTCCGTATCGACTGCCGCGTCCACCTCGACCGCGCCGACCGGCGCCACCGCAGCCTCCACCTCGACCGCGGCGACCGGCACGAGCGTGCCGACCACCTCGACCGCGGCATCGAGCGCGGACTAG
- the sucD gene encoding succinate--CoA ligase subunit alpha, producing the protein MAIFINDASKVVVQGMTGSEGQKHTTRMLASGTNIVGGVNPRKAGTSVTFPKGDGSVDVPVFGTVAEAMEKTGADVSVIFVPPAHTKAAVIEAIDAGMPLVVIITEGIPVADTAEFFAHAQAKGVRLIGPNCPGLISPGLSNVGIIPADITGPGKIGLVSKSGTLTYQMMYELRDFGFSTAIGIGGDPIIGTTHIDALEAFEQDPDTAAIVMIGEIGGDAEERAAAYIAEHVTKPVVGYVAGFTAPEGKTMGHAGAIVSGSSGTAQAKKEALEAAGVRVGKTPSETAAIMREILSA; encoded by the coding sequence ATGGCAATCTTCATCAACGACGCCTCGAAGGTCGTCGTCCAGGGCATGACCGGCTCCGAGGGCCAGAAGCACACGACGCGCATGCTCGCGTCCGGCACGAACATCGTCGGCGGCGTGAACCCGCGCAAGGCCGGCACGTCCGTGACCTTCCCGAAGGGTGACGGCTCCGTCGACGTGCCCGTGTTCGGCACGGTCGCCGAGGCCATGGAGAAGACCGGCGCCGACGTGTCGGTCATCTTCGTCCCGCCGGCGCACACCAAGGCCGCCGTCATCGAGGCGATCGACGCGGGCATGCCGCTCGTCGTCATCATCACCGAGGGCATCCCGGTCGCGGACACCGCGGAGTTCTTCGCGCACGCGCAGGCCAAGGGCGTCCGCCTCATCGGCCCGAACTGCCCCGGCCTCATCAGCCCCGGGCTGTCCAACGTGGGCATCATCCCCGCGGACATCACGGGCCCCGGCAAGATCGGCCTCGTGTCGAAGTCGGGCACGCTGACGTACCAGATGATGTACGAGCTGCGTGACTTCGGGTTCTCGACCGCGATCGGCATCGGCGGCGACCCGATCATCGGCACGACGCACATCGACGCGCTCGAGGCGTTCGAGCAGGACCCGGACACCGCGGCGATCGTCATGATCGGCGAGATCGGTGGCGACGCTGAGGAGCGCGCGGCCGCGTACATCGCGGAGCACGTCACCAAGCCGGTCGTCGGCTACGTCGCGGGCTTCACCGCCCCCGAGGGCAAGACGATGGGCCACGCCGGTGCGATCGTGTCCGGCTCGTCCGGCACCGCGCAGGCGAAGAAGGAGGCCCTCGAGGCCGCGGGTGTGCGCGTCGGCAAGACGCCGTCCGAGACGGCCGCGATCATGCGGGAGATCCTCTCGGCCTGA
- a CDS encoding SGNH/GDSL hydrolase family protein: protein MTDTWHTVPLDLQHVRGALRLEPTDRGVAPHRLPAWAVEQAADPQLTMVEAQGAGVRVALRTAATVVELVAHRTRVTYAGAPARPDGSVDLVVDGEVVGRQRSSGGSTTELDMVTGQPTFIPGEDFTASFAGLAPTVKDVEVWLPHNETLELVEVRANGPVEPLTTHQRTWLHHGSSISQGSNAARPTGTWPAVAARLAGVELINLGFGGAALLDPFVARTMRDLPADVISFSLGINIVNADVMRMRAFRAGLHGFIDTIRDGHPNTPLLVVTPLHCAIHETTPGPGAFDPEALAEGRLGFRATGDPAEVPAGRLTLETIRAETARIVAERRRTDPNLHLLDGLELYGAEDEAAHPLRDSLHPDAETHRFVGERFARAAFADGPLG from the coding sequence ATGACTGACACCTGGCACACCGTCCCGCTGGACCTGCAGCATGTTCGGGGTGCGCTGCGCCTCGAACCGACCGACCGCGGCGTCGCCCCGCACCGGCTGCCCGCATGGGCGGTCGAGCAGGCGGCCGACCCCCAGCTGACGATGGTCGAGGCGCAGGGAGCGGGCGTCCGCGTCGCCCTGCGCACGGCCGCGACGGTCGTCGAGCTCGTCGCGCACCGCACGCGCGTCACGTACGCGGGCGCGCCTGCGCGCCCGGACGGGAGCGTGGACCTCGTCGTCGACGGCGAGGTCGTCGGGCGCCAGAGGTCGTCGGGCGGCAGCACGACCGAGCTCGACATGGTGACCGGCCAGCCGACGTTCATCCCGGGGGAGGACTTCACGGCGTCCTTCGCCGGCCTCGCGCCCACGGTCAAGGACGTCGAGGTGTGGCTGCCCCACAACGAGACGCTCGAGCTCGTCGAGGTCCGCGCGAACGGGCCCGTCGAGCCGCTCACGACGCACCAGCGCACCTGGCTGCACCACGGCAGCTCGATCAGCCAGGGCTCCAACGCGGCTCGCCCGACCGGCACGTGGCCCGCGGTCGCCGCCCGCCTCGCGGGCGTCGAGCTGATCAACCTCGGCTTCGGCGGAGCCGCCCTGCTCGACCCGTTCGTCGCGCGCACCATGCGTGACCTGCCGGCCGACGTCATCTCGTTCTCGCTCGGCATCAACATCGTCAACGCCGACGTCATGCGGATGCGCGCGTTCCGCGCGGGCCTCCACGGCTTCATCGACACGATCCGCGACGGCCACCCGAACACGCCGCTGCTCGTCGTCACGCCCCTGCACTGCGCGATCCACGAGACGACACCGGGCCCGGGGGCGTTCGACCCCGAAGCGCTGGCGGAAGGTCGGCTCGGGTTCCGCGCGACCGGAGACCCCGCCGAGGTCCCTGCCGGGCGGCTCACGCTCGAGACGATCCGCGCCGAGACCGCCCGGATCGTCGCCGAGCGACGCCGCACCGACCCGAACCTTCACCTGCTCGACGGTCTCGAGCTGTACGGCGCCGAGGACGAGGCCGCGCACCCGCTGCGCGACAGCCTCCACCCTGACGCCGAGACGCACCGCTTCGTCGGCGAGCGCTTCGCCCGCGCCGCGTTCGCGGACGGCCCGCTCGGCTAG
- a CDS encoding DUF456 domain-containing protein translates to MDAWGEVLVGLVILVGLFGVVVQVLPGSLIVLAAVLVWAILTGGWAAWTVFVVGVVAVALAAVGKYVLAGKHLRKADVRGSTLVWGAVVGVVGFFVIPVVGLLVGFPLGVFLAELARRKDSRAAWAATRVALRATGITILVELAGALVAAGAWVVGLLLT, encoded by the coding sequence GTGGACGCATGGGGAGAGGTGCTCGTCGGTCTCGTCATCCTGGTCGGCCTGTTCGGGGTCGTCGTCCAGGTCCTGCCCGGGTCCCTCATCGTCCTCGCAGCGGTCCTCGTCTGGGCGATCCTCACGGGCGGCTGGGCCGCGTGGACCGTCTTCGTGGTCGGCGTCGTTGCCGTCGCGCTCGCTGCGGTCGGCAAGTACGTCCTCGCCGGGAAGCACCTGCGCAAGGCCGACGTGCGCGGGTCGACGCTCGTGTGGGGCGCCGTCGTCGGCGTCGTCGGGTTCTTCGTGATCCCCGTCGTCGGGCTCCTGGTCGGGTTCCCGCTCGGGGTGTTCCTCGCCGAGCTCGCCCGGCGCAAGGACTCCCGCGCGGCGTGGGCCGCGACGCGCGTCGCGCTGCGCGCTACCGGCATCACGATCCTCGTCGAGCTCGCAGGCGCTCTCGTCGCCGCGGGCGCGTGGGTCGTCGGCCTGCTGCTCACCTGA